DNA sequence from the Pelecanus crispus isolate bPelCri1 chromosome 4, bPelCri1.pri, whole genome shotgun sequence genome:
TTTTAATTTTGCACATTCTGTACTGAAGAAGTTGTCATTTATTGTCTGTTGTATTGGATAGTAAGTAGATGTTTTGCACTTCCTGAATATAATAATGTTGTTTACATTTGTAGGAGCTGGAGTTGTGTCGGAGGCTATACAAGTTGCATTTCcagttgctgcttctgttccaAGCCTATTGCAAACTTATCAGCCAAgtaaaaacaatcaaaaaagaagcagaggtaATGAAACCCATGACATTTAGCTACTAGTTGTTGACATTTTAAAGccaaaccatttaaaaaatacattttgataaCATTTTCATCAGTGGGACGTCTTTCTAGAAACTGAAGGAGGGTCCCAGCTGTTTTATACCAACTAATAAACAATTTAAGTGGAGCTCACAAAAATTTTCTGAGATGTTCAATTATCTGTGTTGATTTTTGTACAGCTTGAAAGCTCTTAAATAGACAGGAACGCAGGGAGTCCAGTGATgaggatttaaaatatttcagtagcGCTTCTGGTGTATTCTAATCAAGCTACAATCAAGGCATATCAACTCCAATCAACAGAGTTCCGTGATGAAGCCCCTTTCCGTCACCCCAGTGTTTCCTATTGCAAACACCATCACTTGCTACCAGCTGATTTATATAACTGTTTCGCTTCAGCCACTGTGCAATTACTCCACAACCTTAGTCCCCATCCTACGTGCAGTTAGTAATGCGTTCTAGGTATCTTATGCCTGATTTTTAGTTGTACTAACTTTAGAAGTAAAATGTGCCCTCCAGCTGTGCACATGTGGTACATATGTGATGTTAATTGAGTTAATCTGAATGCACTATGCTATTAATAATGTCTTCTGAAAGTTCTCCCCTGAGTCTGTAATGCAGTAAGTAGAggtagcaggaaaaaaaataggccTGGTCTTGCTTGATATAGtagggaggaaaatgaaaaagcgGGGTGAAAGCCTTTGGGTTTTGAGTAGCTTAGGAAAAAATGATGCATGTTCCTCACTTAGATTTCCAGCTTTTTGTAGAGTCTGCAAGTGAGTGAGTTCATTTGCGTCTGGAGAATATTGTGGAAGGTCGGCATCACACCAGTCCCACTTCTTGTCTAAGTTAGTCAGATGTAGAATCATACTCTTGAGTGATGGCCTTGTCTTTCACTCATACATTGGAGCTAAAGCCAAAGGTAGTATTATAGACACTGGCTGCACTACAGTTACTCTGCTGTGGGTTACCAGTCTCCCAGATGTTTTCTTCGTATTTAAGTTGTCCTTGTAATAACACAATTGCTGCTGTACTTTTCCAACATGTTTAATTCTCTTGTCAGTTTGTTATTAAGTGAtgtggggagaaaagaaatgtatcttttgaaacaaattttaaaagaataagtCGGATGGAAACTTCATCAGGGGAAAAGCCAAATACCTGACATGCACACTCAGGCCATTAAATTAACTGTATACTTAAGCAACggcagaaaatatttgaatgtactttttctgcctctcatttATGAttgcaaagaggaggaaaaatgttaAGTCTGATCTGCTGAAAGTTAATATGCTGAAAGTACACTTAAACTAGAAAAGGCAACTCTTGTATTTGTTTTAGGTCATAAACATGTCTGAAGAACTTGCTCTTTTGGAGAGCTGTCTGAAAGAGGCTGAGGCTGCATCCGACAGTGGTATCGAAGAAATTGAAATTGCAGAGGCTTCCCAAGCTAGCACAGAAACGGCTATTCACTCTCTCATTGAAACCCTGAGAAACAGGGAGTTTGTGTCAGCTGTAGCACAGGTCAAAGCTTTCAGGTAAGTGCTTAAGGATTGCTTTCAGACCTGAGTTTGCTAAGGgcctttttaatttaaagatagGGACGCGCACTATTCCAGGTTGGTTTTTTCAGCTCTTGCTAGATGTCCTTATTGAAAAGGAGAAGCACCGTGGCTTCATTACAGCTTGTTCATACgcattttgcaattaaaaaaaagcagttccAGTAGTATTCATTCTTTAGAATTTATCTCTGAGAAAATGATACTGTTAACTATCAGGACTCTATGGAAGAAACATTTATCTTGTGTTTTCCTATGTCTTCTGTTCAAATGTCTGTTTAAAGAACCagaatatttaaactttttttttttaatgtttaaatccAAATTGTGTGTTTACAGATCTATTTGGCCCCACGACATCTTTGGCAGTTCTGAAGATGACCCAGTTCAAACATTGCTGCACATATATTTCCGTCATCAGACACTTGGTCAAACTGGTAGCTTTGCAGTAGTAGGCTCCAACCAAGATATGTCTGAGGCCAGCTCAAAGCTGATGGAACTTAATCTAGAAATTCGAGAGTCTCTACGCATGGTGCAATCCTATCAGCTTCTAGGGAAAATCAAACCAGGAATAAATCTTGTGAGCACTGGATTCTGAACAGCTGTCATTTCGAAAAGAACTGATGATGAAGACGCTTTAGACTATTACTGAGCAcctttcataaaaaaagaaaacctctggCAATCCTGACAACCAACACAGTTTCATCACAGCAAGAAATTGTTTCATCAAaagtaaaaatctgaaaattgaAGTGAACATCTTTCTTGACTGCTCTTTCTACATAGTAGCTGTGTGGcagtagtatttttttattaaatatatgtataaaactACACGAAAGGAAAAGGGCTTAAATGTAATGCATACATATGCATTATTTTCTGTAGTAACAGAACTATAATTGGTGTTTGCAGTAACAGCCTCTAAAGGTTGAATCAATATCGCAGGTGGGATGAGGCTAAAATCAAGGCTGGTTTATTTTGGCTGAAGACCTGCAAGGCTTCCTGGCTTTCCAGCAGTAGAAGATATAATCATCAACTAATACCTAATGACACTTTGCAATGTCATGAAGAATGTGCGGTCAAACATGAGTAGAATGACTGACGACTGCAAAAACCATTGACTTCTcaatgttttatttgcttttgttgtctGTAACAGGAAATTATGTGTGTGAGTTAGAATGTATGGCTATGTGACAGTTGTTTTTTGAAGGTATGGATGATTGTTAAATAAGGTCTCAGAGCATGCTTAAAAGAGCTGCAAgattatttttgaagaaattttattttattagatcTAATCCTCATAGTGTGTAAATGTTAGGacatttaataatattttaaactggGATTTCCCAGtgtttctaaaagaaataatatatgTTAACTTTATTGGAATGCTGCTCAGTTCTCTGATCAGTGCTTATGTTACAAATATTGATAACAACTAACCAAAAAGTAGCTGCCTGCAGAgactttaaaatgtatattaaagATATATGCTGCCCATCAGCAATTCTCATTAGAAGTTAACTTATTCTGTATATATTCTAGAAACTGTATAGcgcaaaaccagtatttttcttgtaaatttGTGCAATGCACTGTTAAAACAGTAGGTGTATAAAGTTatgaggggaaggggggggttCTCCCTATCGGTAGTCACATACATTACTTGCAGTCTGAGTAGTCTGCAGGATTGAAAGAGTTTGAATGCATCTTCATGACTCAAGCCTAAGGAATTGGGActatatagagaaaaaaaaaaaagactgactaCCAAAACATGCAAACAGGCAATATATTCATAGTTCAGTGTTGAAGTCTGTAGCATAAAACAAACTGGATTCTGTTGAAACCAATagcattttgtaaataaaaaagaagaaaaaagaaaaaaaaagaagaaaaaaaccagaaaaaagaatGTAGTCCCACGATTCCTGTGATTTGAAAGGAACACccagtatttttatatacatcTCTTAcccactgtgatttttttaatgggctCTAACTCCAGAGTTTAGAATGTAGAATTGAAATTCTTAGCTCTGCCTTTTTGGGGGAATTGGACCCCACTAGAAATGTAATTATGCTGAAATGCATTAATTGAAGGCACTGTACACGCTGTTGGACTGCTGACAGTAGCTATGTTATCCTAACAAGTTCTGTAACTAGTCAAGGCACATCCAtaatcactgtatttttttcccccctgtccctgataaaattgaattattttgatGGTTTTGTGGTACTGTAGATGGTGttcttaattatttaataagTATTTGCTGGGGATAAGTAGTTTTACTTAGGGGTGCATTACACTTTTATTTACATCATCTTTTACCagctttttttgtaaaaataaaagacattgTATCTgtcattttgtgtatttttacaaGCTAAAGTTTAAATACTTTAGCTAAACAGACTAAACACTGACAACAGAGGCCTGGGTGCCCTGAgatcatgtttttttccttttatgtccTGTCAATGCAACAGCATTTTCCTAGGCATCTTCTGAACCTGTTAAAGGATTTGTCATGCAGCTCAAACCTGAACTTAGGTAATTCCTTATGTTATACATCTTCCTCTGTTTACAATGACTAGTGGAAATAGGGACCTGCCCTATGGAGCTCAATCATGGTCCATAGACAGTCTTGGTATTTCTTTAGCTTCGTGAAAGAACTATTTCCAAATTTCCACCATGCAgcttgttctggttttggagagTCTTTCCCTTTGCCACTAGCAAGTCTCTTCACCAAGAAAGTACTACATCAATTTGAGTGTGGTTCTTTTTTGCTGGTTGCTCCTATACCCACTTCTCCAAAATTACTTGCCCTCAACTACTGCATATGTCACCCTGTGTTACCTGGGGCTAAGTCTGTGCCAAATTGATGGTAAAGCTGtctaaaaacaagcaaaacatcaGACATCTGCTGTAAGATGCAACGAATATACCATTGAGCTAATACATGGAAAAGAATCTCTTCATGAAAAAGCTGTACAGGGCAAGTTCAAGATATCTTTGAAGAATTGGCAGTGTGaagacttttcctttctgcttcgCATAATCACATAGGTCATGAGtagctttcctcctttctgctgagTCTAGGAACCAGCGTCCATGATGCACAGTGTATGCTGTCAAGGACATGACAGGGCAGTAACGTGGAAAAGGATAGGGAACTGTACTTTGGCATTGAGCAGTAAAAGCATTGAATGTATTTACGTAAGAAGAACGACATGCAGCACTGACGAATGTTACAGGATGAAGGAAAGCTTGTTTAATATCGCTGCACACAGCACTCCCATTCCTCCAAGCCTCAAAACCTTGCAGTAGCTGATGAAAGCAGGGCCAGCTCTTTGCTGCTACCTGCCACTTGGAGCCTTCATCAACTGCTTGTTTGGCCCGGTTGCTGCTGAAGCACTCCATACAGTTCAGATCAGCCAGACCTGTTGACATCTTATCAAACAGAAGCAACTGCTGCTTTGACTGTAGCTGGCAGGGATGTCAACTCTAAGATGTACTCAATTTCACTTTAGGCTATTACGGACAATAATTGCGTAAGAGTCACCATATTCACAGCAAGTATTCCTCAAAGCAATGCTTGTGAGGACATCTGTATAAATAGGAAGCACTCGACTGCCCACATTGCTGTGAATTGCCATATGACTTCATATTGACATGGCACAGAGCTTCAGTTGTCAAACTCATTACCAAGGTGCACAGACTCATCACAGTCATCTCCCACACTGCCATCCATCAGAACAGACTACAGCTGTTAGAATGGGGGAGGCAAACGGGAAAATGTATTGAAGAACATCCTTAGATGGAAATATGCTCGGAAATAAAGACAGCCCAGATCACAGCTGCAAGCTGAGGCAGACTATGGGTAGATGGTGGCAGAGGGGACCTCAGCTGCATTCCTCCTCCAGCTGGAGACTTGCCACTGCTCATGACTAACTACAGGTGAGTGCAAGGCACAGGCATCTACAACAGAAGGCTgcccagctgcagttgtgcttTTCAAGCTGAACAGGGCAAGGATGGAACTGACTGTGAAAGTCTGAGTGCACTGGCAAAGCAAGGGATATTTCCTTTACTGTGATACAGGGGAAAATGCTTCAGGTAGAAGCgtaaaataaaactgtactCCATCCTGGGGGTGGTAGGTCTACTTGTTCCCAGAATGCTTCATGCTGCTATAATAATGAATGGagcaagaataaataaaattacttgtCAATAAACTGGTGCCAAGGCATTAAGCCTTAGCTACTGCAGCTAAGGGGCATGTTAAAATTAAGTAGGAATCTACAGCAAAATCAGTTAAGCCTACAGAATTAACACTCGCTGCCCCTCTAAATGGACATTTGTTGGTACAAAGGACAGTGTTTGCCTACCCTGCCATATGCTAGCTTCCATTTAGAGATGCAAGACCACCTGGCACTGAAGCTGTTATACAGCAAGGGCTCAGACTGGCTCCCCCTCTAGTCTTTAACAGAATGGTCTCAAGTAAGCCAGGTACAGGTGGAGATATGTTTGTAATAGCCAAGATAAATCAGTCTTTCCAAATAGAAGCTACCTCAAGAGTTCTGCAAAAGGCTTTGTGCATTATTGCGCTCAATTTCAAAATTAACAGCTTTATTAGCATTCTCAGAAAAGTATGTTTTCCTCCAAGTTTACCCAGCTCCTTAGCTACAGAGTAGACTTAGTGGGGTGTAGGTTTTACTAGCTTGTGAACCAGCTCAGATGGTGATGCTGCAGTCCCAGAGTCAGCTTGTAACGCTTTGCTGAAGCATGGTGTCCCTACAGAGACCATTACCACTGACAGCACCAACAGCCCCTGGAGACCATCATCTGGTAGTTACCAGAATGCTGGTTGTGCCATTACTACGAAGCACTAGAAGTGCAATTCCTACTCGCAAACCCAATCCCAGAAGGGTGTGGGAGTTTGGTCCTTCCCCAATAGCAGACAGCTAAACCATAACTAGATGAAACCCCGTCAAGCATAAGCCGCTAAGTGCACAGCTCTTTGTGCATCGCCTGCAGGTCCAAGAGGAAGCCAGGCAGATGCAGTATCATACTTTCAGCCTTTGAAGTATCACTTCTCTTGATAACCTTGTGGAAGTAAAGATGGGCAACTCCTTTACCAAGGGATCATAACACCAGTGactcccttccccagcagtttgcaagagctgtccctgaagacaCATTAACCACAAGCTTTCTTTGGCTTTAGTCTACAAGACAAGAATACCAGCTTAGCTAAATGCAGACCAGCTGTACCAGTAGAAGTGACCTAGTTTTTACATAGCACTTCTCAATCATTTTTTAGTGATGAAAAACAGGTGCAGGAGACTGTCTACATGGACTATTAGTGTGCATAGTAAGTGAATATGCTTTGCTCATGAATGATGCCCTACTACCTACTGTAGACATCAATGTGATGTTAACTTCAAGTGCTTGATTGGTTCGAGGGTAGGAGCAGTAACATCCTTTCCCACCTGAGATTCTACAAGGTCCTGAGTCAGTTGCTGCCAAGACCATCACCAATTTACAAAACATTATTTGTAGGCTCTTCGCCTGTGCAAGTTACAGAAGTTGCAACATGCACCCTCTGAGCTGTGCACAAACCCACCTGATCATTTCGGCGTGCTTTGCAATACTTTTATTTGCATGCTTTCCTAGCTACACCTAAGTACCTTcgaacaacaacaacaaaaaatccgCTCTACTTGCGGCTTTCTAGAAGAGccctaaacaaaaccaaaaccaaaaaaaccaaacccctatCCCTCTCAGATGATGTATTTGAAACTGAATGTGCTATCGCAGGAGAGGCGTTTCCCTTTGCATCTCCCACAGAGGTCCTGGCGATGGGGCCTCTTGGGGTCCACGTGGCGCATCTTCACGGGGCAGGTGCACCGCGTCTGCTTGCAGCTCTGGGGGAGAAGGCGGCGGTCGGCGGGCGCGGGCCGGGGGCCCCTTACCTGGCAGGTGATGTCCTCCACGCCGTACGGGTTGTAGGGGGTCCCTTACCTGGCAGGTGATGTCCTCCACGCGGTACGGGTTGTAGGACTTCTGGCAGGTCCGGCAGAACTGCCGAAAATAGACctggcggggaggggcggggggaggccggggtcagcggcgccgggccggggcgagccgcgccgggccggggcgagCCGGGCCTACCTTGTTGGTGCCCTGGACGCACCAGACGTAGGCGCTCTCCCAGCGGATGTTGCAGTCCTTGCAGTGGTAGTAGCCGTACTTCTGCTCCAGGAACTGCCGGGGACAAGCGTTACTCGGCGGGGCAggcgccccccgggccccgctccgctcccccgcGGCAGCCCCTCACCTGGAAGCGCAGGCGGGTCTtgcccgccgccggctcccgcttctcgggggcggccggcggctctgcccgcgccgccgccgccgcctcctcctcctcccggctcTCctgcggccccgccgccggcggctccGGGGTGGCGGCCGGACGCGGCCCCAGCGGCTCGGCCGGGCGCGGCCCCAGCGGCTCGGCGCTGCCCTCGGGGGGCTTCTCCCAGCTCGCCCGCacggccgccgcctccgcctcccGCTGCTCCCGCAGCGCGGCCGGCTCCTCCTCgacggccgccgccgccgcctcctcctgcTGCGACCCCGGCTCCGGCTCCTCCAGGAAGGCGGTGAGTCTGCGGGACGCCATGGGCGAGTAGACGGCGATGGTGCGGGGGAAGCGCACGGCGCGGGTGCTGGTGGTGgcggggctgccctgctcctgctcctgctcccgctccgcctcccggggccgcggcccggcggcggggccggggcggcggcgcagcAGCGTGCGGGGCCCCAGGGAGCACTGCACCGAGGCGTCCTGCCGCGGGTTGACCTGGACGCCCACCTCCTTGGTGTTGGCCTTGCGGAGCCGCGGCGTCAGGTTGGGGTTGACCTGGGAGAGGATGGCCTTCAGCTGCGCCCGCTGGTAGTTGTCGAAGTActcggcggccgccgccgcctccccgtAGCCCGAGAAGTAGCcgctgccccgcggccgccagccgcccgccgccccccccttGCCCTTGGGCGGCGGGTAGCGGTAGGAGTAGGGGTGGTAGGCGGCGTACAGGTAGCTCTCCATCGCCTCTTCCGCCATggcgccggggcagcccccgcccggcGGCCTTAAatccccccccggggcggggccgggcttCCCCCCGCCCGCGACGGGCGCCGGCCTCAGCGGccccttcccatccccaccgggccccgggcagggcacccccgcccccccccagcacacctCCGCGGGTCAGCCAGCCCGCGCGGCCCTTAATTGCCCCCGCGGGATTGATTAATCAGCAGGGAGCACGGGTTCGGTTCAGCTTGGCCATGTATTTGTGGTGAGAACAACGAGCACGATGCTTTtacagcggggggggggggaggcacgGAGACAATACACGCGCGCAGGGTGGTTTGCCCCTTCGTCCGCCCTGGCGCAGCGCCGCGTTGGCTTCGCCTCCGCGGAACGCTGGTCTCCTTCCTTGGAGCCATTCCTGCGGCACTCAGGTGGGCAGGAGCCTCCTTGCCCGAAGACGTACGGTTATTTGCGTCGCAGTgatactttttcctttgtttttacatttcGTAAGTATTTTTGAGGAAATACACCTGTCACGGTAATAAACACACATCACCTTGTACAATGGGAGCGGCTGGAGAAATGACGGGGGCCGGGCAGCTCCGCTTGCGCGGCGGCAAGCGCGGCCCCAGCCCGGTTGCAAGCACGACACGCATCGCACGGCCCCGGGTGTTGCCTCCTTAGCTCGCCTAAAGCGCCGTCTGCGTCGGCTCCATCTGAACGGCGTTGTGCTCCTCTGTGGTCACTGTGCCGTATGAAGTGTCGGgcacctcctcttccttcagTTTCTTGTAGGAAATATCTGTGTCTTCCTCTTCACCGAGCGGGTCTTGTTTGTAGCTGTCTCTCCCGTACATCTTGTATACTAGCACAAAGAGTCCCGCTTCTGCCGACTGAAAAAGCGCGTAAAGCAAGGGAAACATGTACATGCTCCCTATGAGCTCCGGGGGGAAGGTGAGTTTTAGGATGGCGGTGCAGAGCTGGACGTTTTGGCACCCTGTTTCCAAAGACACCGTTCTCCTGCAGTGTGGGGGCATTTTAAAGACTGTGGCTAAGCCGTAGCCCACGGCATACCCCGCCAGAGGCATCAGCACCGCAATGGCGTAGACGGACGCAGGAATATGTGCCATCAGATCTGGGCCCAGCATGGTCCCAGTCAGGATGAACAGGATCACCAGAGTCACCAAGAGGGACCACAGGGAGATCTGGCAACAGATACAGACATTGATAAACGACACGGGGGCTATTAGTTTAAAAGGATAATCACAGCGGGTAGAGGCTTAGCAGAGTCTAAATTGCTAACTGTGGTTGTGCTGCCCTTCCCGGGTTTGCTCCTGGCTCAGGACTTTGGTGGTGTTTGATCATATCCCGGGAAAGGAAGGGGCTAAGATCACCCTCCATCCTTTTGCTTTGGGGTGACTTGCTGGGAAACGAGCGAGCCAGGGCTTGTGCCTCACTCTTCCTTTTGTAATTAAGCTAAtttgtttgcatgttttaaGGAAGCGTCGCAGTGCCTGCGGGTCAGTTTTGCTAGCCCTGGGTGTagcgggagcagggagagag
Encoded proteins:
- the ZAR1 gene encoding zygote arrest protein 1 — its product is MAEEAMESYLYAAYHPYSYRYPPPKGKGGAAGGWRPRGSGYFSGYGEAAAAAEYFDNYQRAQLKAILSQVNPNLTPRLRKANTKEVGVQVNPRQDASVQCSLGPRTLLRRRPGPAAGPRPREAEREQEQEQGSPATTSTRAVRFPRTIAVYSPMASRRLTAFLEEPEPGSQQEEAAAAAVEEEPAALREQREAEAAAVRASWEKPPEGSAEPLGPRPAEPLGPRPAATPEPPAAGPQESREEEEAAAAARAEPPAAPEKREPAAGKTRLRFQFLEQKYGYYHCKDCNIRWESAYVWCVQGTNKVYFRQFCRTCQKSYNPYRVEDITCQSCKQTRCTCPVKMRHVDPKRPHRQDLCGRCKGKRLSCDSTFSFKYII